A stretch of DNA from Streptomyces rubradiris:
CCCGCACCAGCTCCGCGATGCCGCCCTCTCCGGGCGGGGCCGCCACACAGGACAGGGCGAGGCGGACGACCAGTTCGCACGAGAGCAGCAGGTCGGCCGGGGCGGTGCCGGGAGCGGCCAGCGCGGTCGCCGCGCGGTCCCGGACGATCCGTACGAAGTCGCGGGGCGCCGGCAGCGGCCCGTCCGCCCGGCGCTGGGCCGGCACCAGGGCGGTGGAGTGCGTGGCGGTGAGCGGCGGGCTCGGCAGCCGTTCGGTCCAGCAGCCGGTGAGCAGGGCCCGCACCAGCACGTTGTCCCGGGCCGCGGCGGCCGTCCACTCGGCGGTCGCGGTGAGCCGGTCGCAGGCCTCGGCGGGCCCGGCGAGGGCC
This window harbors:
- a CDS encoding TetR/AcrR family transcriptional regulator, with amino-acid sequence MPAARESLLDAAYAALARRPWAAVRMVDVAARAGVSRQTLYNEFGSKDGLARALVRREADGYLAGVERALAGPAEACDRLTATAEWTAAAARDNVLVRALLTGCWTERLPSPPLTATHSTALVPAQRRADGPLPAPRDFVRIVRDRAATALAAPGTAPADLLLSCELVVRLALSCVAAPPGEGGIAELVRAVLPRHLTGPARPPSAPTPTAGARSPRR